The nucleotide window GCGGCTGGAAGAGCAGAACGGACTGCTTCAGGCGGTGTCGGTGCCAGTGGAGACGGGTTGAGACGAGGTGATCAACACGGTCCGGATGCAGAGGACGGAGTCCAAGTGCATTCAGAAGTGTCCATGAGAGCGGGCTGGTCCTATCGGTCCGGTAAAAGTTGATTGGTAGGAGAGAGCAGGCTTGCTGACACGCATTAGACGTATCAAGGGTCTTGGAGTATTCGGGGATTTCACAGCTGACCAAAATCTTCCAGACTTTGCCCGCTACAACCTGGTTTACGGATCCAACGGTTCGGGTAAGACAACCCTCTCTCGGCTTTTCGCTGCCTTTGAGGCTGGAGTGCATCCTGAGTTCTCGGGTTTGGAATATGGCTGCGACACGCAGCGTGGTTCGATAAAAAACGGGCAAGCTTATAGTCGTAAAGTTCGTGTGTTCAATTCGGACTACATTGAGGCGAATATAGGCCAGCTCCATACACCGCTTCGACATATTCTGATCGTCGGCGAAGAAAACAAGGTGCTAGCCGAAGAGGCGGCGAGCGAACGTATCGCACACGAGGCACGTGAACGCGACATTGCAGCGGCCAGGACGAAGAAGTCAAAGCTAGAAACTGACAGGGGCAAGGTTTTCTCGGCAATCGCCAAAACTATTGGCGAGGCAACCAGTGGCATGAGCCTTCGGAGCTATCGCAAGCCGGATGCGGAAGCTGCCTTCACCCGCGAAGCAGACTTGGCCACTCTGACCGAGGAAGATCTCGATTCCCACCGGGCGACGGTCCACCAGGTGCAGTTGGAAAGCGTATCGATTCCTGAATGGCCGAGCACGGAAGGAGGTTTCCGTGTCCGCTGCGAGGCCTTGGCTCGCATTACTGCAGAGTTGTTGGCTCGAACTGCTCAAGCAGGCGCTCTCCGACGTTTGACCGAGGAGCCGGAGATCGCCGCATGGGTAGAAACAGGCCTCACCCTGCATCGCGCACATGCCTCGGAAACCTGCGAATTCTGCGCACAACCGCTCCCGTTGGCGCGAATGAAGCTTCTGGCTGAGCACTTTGGCGTTGAGGACCAAAATCTTAAAGCTGAGATTGAATTGGCGATCGGCCAAGCAAAGATCCTTTCGCAGGATCTCGCGACACTTTCACCCACGTCTAGAGCCGAACTCTACTCCGAGTTGCGGTCAGGGTATGATGCCGCCGTAGCACTACTCGAAGAATGTCGTAGCGCTCTTGCCCATCAGCTCTCGACGTTAGAGGTTACACTTGGGGAGAAGCTTCTCCAGCGGAGCGTTCCGCTTGTCCGGAATTTGCCGGTCGATCTCGGCCCGGTAGAGGAAGCGTTGCTTCAGATCGGTCAAATCATCACGAAACATAATGAGAAAAC belongs to Paracoccus sp. TOH and includes:
- a CDS encoding AAA family ATPase, giving the protein MLTRIRRIKGLGVFGDFTADQNLPDFARYNLVYGSNGSGKTTLSRLFAAFEAGVHPEFSGLEYGCDTQRGSIKNGQAYSRKVRVFNSDYIEANIGQLHTPLRHILIVGEENKVLAEEAASERIAHEARERDIAAARTKKSKLETDRGKVFSAIAKTIGEATSGMSLRSYRKPDAEAAFTREADLATLTEEDLDSHRATVHQVQLESVSIPEWPSTEGGFRVRCEALARITAELLARTAQAGALRRLTEEPEIAAWVETGLTLHRAHASETCEFCAQPLPLARMKLLAEHFGVEDQNLKAEIELAIGQAKILSQDLATLSPTSRAELYSELRSGYDAAVALLEECRSALAHQLSTLEVTLGEKLLQRSVPLVRNLPVDLGPVEEALLQIGQIITKHNEKTAAFEQARSIARAQIERHYLSTIKNQIDDFDAQIVEQQTLIDRLTEGAANLPDTRSLSELKASYESKQSKVSSAHTGGAELTKMLHTFIGRTELTFESGSEGYRVLRRGQTAKRLSEGERTAVAFLYFIVQLQDQDFTLSDGLVVIDDPISSLDATSIYQAFAFLKNAVQDAAQVFILTHNFDFLRLLLNWACNLKKADRAYFMIVCIESELARDARLQPLDKLLHDHPTEYCYLFKLLYGFKTDGTIMAAYHIPNVARKVLESFLEFQRPQEASLHAKLNAIGFDPLKKTAIYKFANDLSHFTGKGFDPALVAETQKNVTYLLEMIQTVAPDHYAGLEQLALR